CAGAGGCGACGATGCCCAGAAACGCCATCGGCCACTCAGGGTAATTCCGCATGGCAATCGCCACCCGGTCCCCCTGGCCGATGCCTTTTTCTTCCTTGAGCCAGTTGGCGAAACGCATGGCCTTGGCCCAGGTCTCGCCGACCGTATAGCGCTCGTCATCATAGACGATGAATTCGCGGTCCTTGTACTGCATCCCCCGCAGGGCGAGGACGTCACGCAGGCTCGCCTGGGACATGGCAAAGACATGAGGATAGTCGACACCGCGAATGGTCATCGGGACCGTCGCAAATGGCCCCCCTTCAGCCATCATGGCGGCGGCCTCGGTCGCAATTTCCTCGTTGGTCAATGGTTCGGGCATCATGGGATAGGGGCTTCCTCGATTATTGTCGTTATGTTTATTCGTTGATCATAACGCCATGTGAGCCCGCAGGCACCCCCCACTACACCGCACCATCCCTTGCTTTTCCGTATCGCTTGGGCCAGTTGCAGCCGCCAGAGCGTGAAACGCCGTCACCATGACCGTCACCCGCTTCGAACTGATGAACCCATGGCGCCATATCGCCGTCCCTGACCGGACGGGATTTTTCGGCGTCGACCGAGGATAAAGATGCCACACCTGACACCCCTTCTGACCGTGATGGTCAATGCCGCCCGCGATGCCGCGAAAGTCCTGCGCCGGGATTTCTATGAGGTCGAAGCGCTGCAGGTCCGCAAGAAAGGCGCTTCTGATTTTGTCAGCCAGGCGGACATGAAGGCCGAAGAAGCGATCTTTCAGTCCCTCCAGAAATCCCGCCCGAAATACGGCCTGATCATGGAAGAGCGCGGCGAAATCGAAGGCTCGGACAATTCCAACCGCTTTATCGTCGACCCGCTGGATGGCACCACCAACTTCTTGCACGGGCTGCCGCAGTTCTGCATTTCCATCGGCCTGGAGCGCGATCGTGAGCCCTATGCCGGAGTGGTCTTCGCCCCCATCACCGATGAGCTGTTCATCGCCGAGAAGGGCTTTGGTGCGTTCTGCAATGACCGCCGTATCCGCGTCTCTGGCCGCAATGATCTGAGCGAGGCACTGGTGGGTACCGGCCTGCCGTTCCAGGGCAAGGGCGGCCGCGACCGTGCCCTGCAGGAGACCGACCGGGTTCTGGGCAAGACCGCCGGGATCCGCCGCTTCGGCTCAGCCGCCTATGACCTCTGCATGACTGCAGCTGGCCGCCTTGATGCCTATTGGGAGCGGGGCCTGAATCCTTGGGACATCACCGCCGGGATCATCATCTGCCGCGAGGCTGGCGGCGAAGTGACCGCCATTGAGCGCAGCAAGGAACGCCCGCATCTGGACGGGCAGGTTCTCGCCTCAAACCATCACCTGCACGAAAAAGTTCGCGAGCTTATTGAGGCCAAGTAAGGCGGCGGGCATCTGAGTGGCCGACCGATAAGAGCGGCCTATGCTCCCGGGTCTAACAGGCGAGACCCGCAATCATGACCAGCCCCCTTAAAGCCCACTATCCCTATTATCTCGGCAACAAGCCCGTCGAGGCCAATCAGGACCTTGAGGTCACCGACAAATATACAGGCGAGGTCGTGACGAGGGTCGCCCTGGCTGACGTAGACGCCATCGACCGGGCCATCGGCATGGCCGCTGACGCAGCGGCCCCCATGGCGGCCCTGAAACCCTATCAGCGGCGGGACGTTCTAGAGCATTGCACCGACCGGTTTCGCGAGCGTGCCGATGAGCTGGCCGAAATTCTCACGATAGAGGCGGGCAAACCGGTCAAGGACAGCCGCGGCGAAGTGACCCGGCTCATCGAGACGTTCCGCATGGCCGCCGGCGAGGCCGAGCGCCTTTATGGTGAAGTCATGCCCCTCGCCGTTGCGGAACGCGCCGCCAATTATCAGGGCCAGTGGAAGCGCGTGCCAATCGGCCCCTGCTCCTTCATCTCCCCGTTCAATTTCCCCCTCAATCTCACGGCCCACAAGATTGCACCGGCGATTGCCGCAGGCTGCCCCTTCGTCCTCAAACCCGCCAGCCTGACCCCCATCGGCGCGCTGATGATCGGCGAGGTTCTGGCCGAATGCGATCTACCAGAAGGCGCGTTCTCGATCCTGCCTGCCCGTCGGGACGGTGCACGGCTTTTCTCCGAGGACGACCGGCTCAAGCTTCTCTCGTTTACAGGCTCCGCCGAGGTCGGCTGGAAGCTGAAAGCCAATGCCGGCAAAAAACCCGTCGTGCTCGAACTGGGCGGCAATGCAGCCGTGGTGTTTGAGGACGGCGATATGGACGATGCCGTCGACCGCATCATGACCGGCGGCTTTTACCAGTCTGGACAGAGCTGCATCAGCGTTCAGCGCGTGCTGATCCGCCAGGACCACTATGACACGATGCGCGACAAACTGGTCAGCGCGGCGAAGGAGCTGACCTCCGGCAACCCCGAAGACGACAATACCTTCATTGGACCGATCATCTCTGACAAGGAAGCGGACCGGATCATGGACTGGATCGAAGAGGGGCGGGACAGGGGTGCGAGCGTCCTGTGTGGCGGCGAACGCACCGGCAACACGATCACCGCGACGGTGCTTGAGAACGTGCCGGTCGATATCGATCTTTACCGGGAGGAAGTATTCGGCCCAGTGATCCTGCTCGAACCGTATGATCAGTTTGACGATGCCATCGCGCGGGTCAATGACAGCCGATATGGGTTGCAGGCTGGCGTCTTCACCCGCGATATCTACAAGGCGCATCAGGCATGGGACGACCTTCATGTGGGCGGCGTCATCATCAATGACGTTCCCTCCTGGCGGGTTGATCACATGCCCTATGGCGGCGTGAAGGATTCCGGACTCGGACGGGAGGGATTGCGGTTTTCGATCGAAGACATGACGGAAATCCGCCTGATGGTCCTTCGCACCCCGTGACATGACAACATCCCCCCTGCCCCAGCCTGAATCGGTCGGCGACGGCGCCATCATTTACCGGCGTGCACTGAACGATCACGACCAGAAATCCCTGTCCGGATGGACGATGGCGGCCTGCAACGCGGCGGGATGGCTCGCCCCTGTGACCCCGGGGGGAAAGCCCTTCTCCGTCCGTCAGATGAATTTTGGTCCGTTGGGCTGGGTATCTGATCGCCGGGGATACAGGTATCAGGCTGACCATCCGGAGACCGGCCAGCCTTGGCCCGCCATGCCTGATACCATTACTGATCTGTGGAACGCCTGTCTGCCGGATGCACCCGAGCCGCAATGCTGCCTCGTCAATCATTATACGGATTCAGCGCGAATGGGCTTGCATCGTGACGCTGACGAAGAGGATCAGACGGTCCCGCTGATGACCCTGTCGCTCGGTGCCCCGGCGCGCTTTCGCCTGGGCCGGCCGGAGCGTGGCGGCCCCACCCGGTCATTTGTACTGGACAGTGGCGACATCCTGATCATGGGCGGAACGTCACGGCGCGCCTATCACGGCATCGACAAACTGCTCCCGGCCGATGCCCTGTTTTCACCGGATCTGGGCTTTGACGGAAGACTGAGTCTGACCGTACGACGGGTGACCAGTTGACCGGCAGGATTACTCCTGCCGGTTCGTCCTCTTAAGCTCAATCAGCAGCGATACCGAACTGGAGAGCATACCCATCAATCCTGCCGTCGACAGCGACAATGGCGTTCAATGACCGACCATTTTCCGTGAACGCAACATAGCGCCCGCGTGCATTGAGCGCACCAGCAGACGTTGGAACAGTCGATAGCGCAATCGTCCCTGTACGCGCCAATGACGACGAACTGTACAGGAAAATAGAACTTTCAATAGTCTGATAAGCCCCCACATTACCATAAATCTCTTTGCCCGGCATGACGGCCCAGCGATCAAGATCGCGTGAATGCGCAGCTGAAAAGGCAACAACACTGCCTTGCAGCTTACCGATATATGTCATATCCGTACTTGCGTCAGCTGTTGTTCTCAACACTGGACCTCTGGCGTTCAGCAGCGTCGCGCCATCTTGGCTGAGCCACAAATCCGTGCCGAGCGAATATTCGCCGTGATAGCGGCTGTCCCCCAAATTGACAGCATAACCTGTTGAGACGTCAAACTTGTGATCGTCAGCAGGGCTGAGGCCCGTGTCGGCACCGTAAATCCAATTGTTTTGCGGATGCATGGCCAATCGAAGTCCGGCATAAAGACTGCCGCTCCTCGTGACGGCTCCCGACGCCGGATTAACGGAAATCATTTCTTCCCATTGATCCGCACTCGGCGCAACATGCGCTATACCGGCATGGTCGATCACGATGTCACCGAAGACACGATCGCCATCAACAGTGCTGGTATTCTCAATTTCGACCGTCGTGACAACGGATGACCTCGCCACGTCGATAAATGTAACACCGCCGTTATGAGATATCGCCGCTCTTCTGCCGTCCGGCGAGACGCCCACGGCAAATCCAGGAGCAGGAAGCTCAATCTCCTTCAGATTCCCAGCGGCATCGAAAAGCTTGGCCACGGGCCGGTCGCCTGTCAGCACGATGTAAACGTTCTGACTTGCGCTATATTCGGCATCCAGAATATCGCCTTCGATCCGCTGCACACGAACGGGATTTGAGCGCGGCATCACGGTGACCTCAACCCGTCTTGGCTCGCTGTAGCGCAAGCCGTCATAAGCCCGCACCTCGAACTGGTAGGTCCCCGCCAGAGTCGGCACAAAGGAGGGCCGTGCCCCCTGTAGCGACACAGTTCCCGCCCCACTGGGAACCGCTATTGGTGACCAGTCGAAGGTGAGGGACTGATTTTCAGGGTCCTCGCTGGCCGAAGCGTCCAGAACGACTGATGAACCAAGGGCCGACGAATAATAGCGACGGGTGCTGATTTTCGGCGCGGCATTCTCGAACGCCGCCAATCGACGACCCTGAGTCAGGATCGCGTATTGTGCCGTCGGTGCCGACGTATCGACGCCAACCACAAACAAGCCCGGTGTACTGTCGGCAGCAAAGACATATTGGGCGTTCCACTGAATGGCTGTGGTCGCGCTCACGGACGGAAGATCTACAGTACGGAGTCTGTCACCCGTTTCCAGATCATAATTTACAATCATGCCGCGATCAGCTGCGAGCAAAGTCGCGCCAGTCCGGTCCTCAATCGTATACCATTGATGCCCGACAAAGCTGGCATCAGCATGGAGAAAATTGACAGTGTTGGACAGGGACATAGCATATTTCATGTCATTCTGGCGCCACTCAGCACTGCGAAGAACATCACCCGATGGCGATAGGATCGCGCCGCCGCCCGGCGAGAAATACAGATCTTCTCCCAGATCAAAATCCCCGTGATACAGCGAATCATAGGCGTAATACTCGCCCGAACCGTTTAGCGTGAAACGTTGAACATCTCCTGACCATGAGCCGCGGGACGCACCGTAAATTTTGCCGCTTACTGATCGTTTGACAACATAATCACTGTATGAGGTTGAAAATGTTTCATAGGCACCGTTGTCCACGGAGAGAGCGTAGGACTGGTTTCCATCGGTCAAAAAGGCCAGATCATCTTCTGCGAAGACGACTTCCTTCATGTCCGCAGGTATTGGATACTCAGCGACCACCATCATGCTTTCAAGGTCGACAATACTGACATGGCCGTCATGTGCCACAGCAGCACGCCGCCCGTTGGGAGATTGCGATACAGCGGCCGCAGTATAAGACAGCGTGACAGTTTCGATATTCATCCCATCCATCAGCCGACGGAGCGTCTTCCCATCAATAGTGACGAGCGCCTGACTTTCTTCTGAGAAGTCGACATCAACAGGGCGGGCTGCCAGCGGGATGACGTCATATTCGTCGATATCGACACTGACCGGAGCGATCGTATCGGCCTCAAATCCGTCGGAGACCGTAAGCTCAAATTCATAGCGACCTACAGCGTCAAACCGGGCGAGAACCTGTGCGCCCTCCAATACTGACGGGAGCGCTGAAGCCGAAGGCTTTTCAATGACAGTCCACTAATAGGTGAGGCCTTGTTCGTTGACATCGGTCGACGCCGTGGCGTCGAGCAGAAACTCATCGTTCAGCGCAAGGCCAGCTGTCTGAAGGGCCCCACCGGCTTCGGGCGCTTCATTCGTCAGCTCCAGCGTCACCGAATCCGTACTCGTGCCGCCCCGCCCGTCGGACACCGCCAGGTCGATAACATACGTACCGGGCGTCGACGTCAACAGAAGGGCACTGCGTGTATTCCCATCGCGGATTGTTGCGGCCGCACCGGATGGTTGGGTTGAAATGGTCCAGCGATAGGAAAGGCTGTCACCATCGGGGTCAAAACTGCCCGCCGCCGTCAGAGCAACACCCGATGTGCGGAGTGAGGCCGTGCGACCCGGTCCGGCATCTGCCGTTGGGGGCCTGTTCGGCTGGCTCGTTGCGCCACCAGTGCCACCGCCGCCGCCGCAGGCTGTTAATAGCGCCGCGAGCGCACCGAGTGTAAGATATTGATTTGTCACAGTATCACCGCCCAATGAATGTCATCCACAAGTACGGTATCAGTTTATTTTCGAAATTAAAGACAATATTCGCTCGCTACACTTGCGATAGTGAAATGGTCCACCAGCCAAGGTACGCTCCCGGCGATGCCAAAAGGATGGCACACGCAGAGATAGAGACGTCAATCTCTAGGAGCCGCAGCAATGAGATCGACTAGCCACTCGAAGCCGTCACACACCGGCGTCGCAAAACCAACAAGGAAACGCCCTGCGCCACTTCCCCTGCGCGTCACCGATGATGTCCGACTATTCGAATCTGAGCTCGCCGCCCTCTTCGAATTTATGTTCGTAATGTTCCGGCGCGCCGAGAATAGTCAAGTAAGAACCAGCGCCAACAAAGGA
This genomic stretch from Parvularcula sp. LCG005 harbors:
- a CDS encoding aldehyde dehydrogenase family protein, which codes for MTSPLKAHYPYYLGNKPVEANQDLEVTDKYTGEVVTRVALADVDAIDRAIGMAADAAAPMAALKPYQRRDVLEHCTDRFRERADELAEILTIEAGKPVKDSRGEVTRLIETFRMAAGEAERLYGEVMPLAVAERAANYQGQWKRVPIGPCSFISPFNFPLNLTAHKIAPAIAAGCPFVLKPASLTPIGALMIGEVLAECDLPEGAFSILPARRDGARLFSEDDRLKLLSFTGSAEVGWKLKANAGKKPVVLELGGNAAVVFEDGDMDDAVDRIMTGGFYQSGQSCISVQRVLIRQDHYDTMRDKLVSAAKELTSGNPEDDNTFIGPIISDKEADRIMDWIEEGRDRGASVLCGGERTGNTITATVLENVPVDIDLYREEVFGPVILLEPYDQFDDAIARVNDSRYGLQAGVFTRDIYKAHQAWDDLHVGGVIINDVPSWRVDHMPYGGVKDSGLGREGLRFSIEDMTEIRLMVLRTP
- a CDS encoding alpha-ketoglutarate-dependent dioxygenase AlkB — its product is MTTSPLPQPESVGDGAIIYRRALNDHDQKSLSGWTMAACNAAGWLAPVTPGGKPFSVRQMNFGPLGWVSDRRGYRYQADHPETGQPWPAMPDTITDLWNACLPDAPEPQCCLVNHYTDSARMGLHRDADEEDQTVPLMTLSLGAPARFRLGRPERGGPTRSFVLDSGDILIMGGTSRRAYHGIDKLLPADALFSPDLGFDGRLSLTVRRVTS
- a CDS encoding PKD domain-containing protein, with the translated sequence MTNQYLTLGALAALLTACGGGGGTGGATSQPNRPPTADAGPGRTASLRTSGVALTAAGSFDPDGDSLSYRWTISTQPSGAAATIRDGNTRSALLLTSTPGTYVIDLAVSDGRGGTSTDSVTLELTNEAPEAGGALQTAGLALNDEFLLDATASTDVNEQGLTY
- a CDS encoding inositol monophosphatase family protein, with the translated sequence MPHLTPLLTVMVNAARDAAKVLRRDFYEVEALQVRKKGASDFVSQADMKAEEAIFQSLQKSRPKYGLIMEERGEIEGSDNSNRFIVDPLDGTTNFLHGLPQFCISIGLERDREPYAGVVFAPITDELFIAEKGFGAFCNDRRIRVSGRNDLSEALVGTGLPFQGKGGRDRALQETDRVLGKTAGIRRFGSAAYDLCMTAAGRLDAYWERGLNPWDITAGIIICREAGGEVTAIERSKERPHLDGQVLASNHHLHEKVRELIEAK